In Holophagaceae bacterium, the sequence CAGGATATGGCGCCCCAGGGCGCTGAAAACTTCGTTGGGCTGGATGCTGAGGTGGGTCATCGGGAGCCTTTCCAAACACACCAGTGTACCTTGGAGCTGGAGATTAAAGAACCGTGATTCCTGCTGCGGCCGTGCTCGAAGGACCCCTGGATGCAACCGTGCTGCGGGCCTCGGTGTCCGATCCCGCCGCGGGCGCCATCGTGGTTTTCGAGGGCACCGCGCGCGACCACCACCAGGGCCAGGCGGTGGAATCCCTGGCCTACGAGGCCTTCGTCCCCATGGCGGAAGCGGAGCTCCAGCGATTGCGGCTCGAAGCCATGGACCGCTTCGCGCTGAGCCGCTGCGCCATCCACCACCGCATCGGCGAGGTCCCATTGCTCGAAGCCGCCGTCGTCATCGCCGTCTCGAGCGCCCATCGCAAGGAGGCCTTCGAGGCCGCCGCCTGGTTGATGGACCGCATCAAGGAAAGCGTGCCCATCTGGAAGCGGGAGAGGTACCGGCACGGTGGCGATGCTTGGGTTGAAGGCGTGGAACGCCGGCCTTGAGATCCGGAAAAAAAACTGGTTCAACCGGGCCTTTACCCCTAACCTGGAGCCTTGCCTAAAGGAGCACCCCATGGCCCACGAAGGACACGAGCACGGTCCGGATTGCAATCACGGAGACGACGATTCCTTTGAAATCGAAGTCGTGGAACTCGAAGACGAAAACGGCGAAAAAGAGGAATTCGCGATCCTCGAAGAGGTGGACTTCGAAGGCCGGCATTTCTGCGTGCTCGCCCCCTTGGAGGAAGTCCAGGCCCAGAACGACGGCAAGGACAGCGAAGAGGGCCTGAGCCTTGAAATTTTCGAAGTGAAGGACGACATGTTCACCGCCCTCGAGGACGAGGAGATGGCCGAGCGGCTCATGAAGCATCTGGATGAAGTCGCCGCCAAGCTCGAAGCCGAGGAAGAGAAGGACTGATCGTAGAATCGGGTCTTACAAGCCCCGGCTTGCCGGGGTTTTTTGTTTAAAGGATTTTGGCCCCGTGTCGCAGCAGCAGCTTTGGGTGGATCCCTTTTCTGGACTCTCCGGCGATATCTGGATCGGCGGATGGCTGGCCTTGGGTGTCCCGGAAGCGGAGCTGCGGGCTGTCCTAAGCCTCCTGCCCTTCGATGACCTCGGCCTGCGGGTGGACGAAGCCGTGCGCTGCGGCATCCAAGGCACCAAGGCGAGCGTGGTCATCGGCGGCCGGGTGGACGAAGGCCAGACGGAGCATGTGGACCTCGAAGCGGGAGCCAGGCGCGCGACCTCGCGCCGCAAGGCGATGAGGCTCGGTGGTGGCGATCCCCCTGCCCATGGACTGGCCTGGAAGGAAATCGACGCGCTCCTGAAAAAACATCTGCCGTCCCGCATCGGCGAAGTGGCCAGGTCCGCCTTCGAAAAACTGGGCCTTGCCGAAGCCCGGGTCCACGGGCTGCCCCTCGGCCAGGTGCATTTCCACGAAGTGGGGATGAAGGATTCCATCGCCGACATGGCATTGGCCTCGGCGGGCTGGATCGCGCTCGAGGAGCCCACCACACATATCGGTTCCATCGCCCTGGGCCGGGGGCGCACGAAGATGGCGCACGGCGATTTTCCGATTCCCGCTCCCGCCGCGTTATTCCTGTTGGAAGGCTTTGAGACCCATCCAGGGGTAGCGCCCCTCGACAAGGAACTCACCACGCCCACCGGCGCGGCCTTGGCGGCGCAGTTGGCCACGCATCGCAAAGCCCCGGCCCGGTTCATTCCCCAGAGATCCGCCTTCGCGGCCGGGGGCTGGGACTTCAAGGATTCGCCCAACGTCTGCCGCTTCACCCTGGGCGAAGTTCCGGGCGCCAGCGCCGCATTGCTGCAACTCGAGACGAACCTCGACGATGCCACCCCCCAGCAGGTGGCCCATGCCCAGGCGCTGTTGATGGAACATGGCGCCCTGGACGTCTGGATCACCGCTGCCACCTTCAAGAAAGGCCGCAGCGGCTGGGTGCTGGGCATGATCCTGGAGCCTTCCCGGCTCGAGCCCCTCACCCGGATCATCGGCGCGGAATTGCCGACCCTTGGACTGCGCTATTGGCCCCTGCATCGGCTGGAAGCCGACCGCCGGTTTTCAACTGCGGATGTGGACGGCGAATCTGTGCTCGTGAAGGAAGGGAGCTGGGAAGGGATCACCCAACGGCACCCGGAATTCGAAGACGCCCGGCGGGCTGCGGAAAAACTCAATCAGCCCCTGCGGGATGTGCAGAAAAAGGCCGAGGAGGGTGGCTGATGCTGCCGGAGCTCCTGCGATTCGAAGGCCGCGTCCTGTTCCTGAGTGAAAATCCGGAGGTGGTGTCGCGTCAGCTCGAAGGCGCGGACATCGCGCTTGAGGACGCGTTGCCGCTGCGGGACCAGGTCAGCACCGATGAGATCACGCCCGCCTGGATCTGCTACTACTACGACGAAAAGCTTGGAGATTTCCCTTACCTCGGCCTCCAGTGCGGCGGGCGGTTTCCATTGAAGGAAGGCTTGGTGAAGGCCGGTGGATTCTCGGTCTCCGTGGCAGGCCACCGCCGCGGCAAGGGCAGCAGCCGTGAAGCGAGCCCCTACGCGGAGCTGTGCGCCGGAATCCGCCTCGCCATCGCCGGGAGCTTCGAGCGCATCTACCAGCAGAACTGCCAGAACCTGGGCCTGCTCACGTCCACGGACCTCGGGCTGGTCGAGCGCATCCGCCGTGGAGAAGGCATTCCGTTGCGCGAATTCACCCGCGGACTCGATCCCATTTCCACGGAGATCGTCCGGAGGGGCGGGCTGTTTGCCTTCAACGGCGCGCGCTTGAACGGCGAGGTGGCCGTACCGGTGCCGTCCCATGCTCCCCGGGCGATGACGCTGGCCGAGAAGATCCTCGCCCGCCACACGGTGGCCGACGCGTCCCAAAACCGCGTGGGGATTGATTTCGTGGCCCCCGGGGACGGGCTTTTTGTCCAGGCGGACTGGCGCTTTTCCCATGAATACGTGACGCCCATGGCGGCCAGTTTCCTGAAAACCGCAATGGGGGAGGAGGTTCAGCTTCGGAATCCATCGCGCATCCTCGCCTTTCGCGACCACCTGACCTTCCTACGCCACTCCATGAGCGAGGAGCGCAAGCGATCGGGCCTCCTCGATGTGGCCCGCAACCTGGAAACCGTCCAGGAATCCTTCTGCGCGAAGCACGGCATCCGCCTGCACGGCGAGCTGCCCGACGGCAGCGGTTCCGAAGGAATCTGCCATTCCATCATGGCCGAGCGCTACGCGGAGCCCGGGCAAGTCGTGGCGGGCACGGATTCCCACACGCCCCATGCGGGAGCCCTGGGCTGCCTTGCGTTCGGCGTCGGCACCACGGACATGGCCAATGCCTGGATCACGGGCGATGTGCGCGTCACGGTGCCTCCCACCCTGCGGATCCTGCTGAACGGCCGGCTCAGGCCCGGGATCGCAGCCAAGGATCTGGCGCTGCACCTGCTGGCGCTTCCCTTCATCCGGGAAGGCAAGGCCATCGGCCACGTGGTCGAGTACCAGGGCGAAGCCATCCGCCGCATGGCCACCGACGAACGCGCCACCCTCACCAACATGGCCGCGGAGATCGGCGGGTTCACGGGATTGGTGGCACCCGACGAGGAGACGCTCCGCTTCATCCGGGAACGGCGCGGCGCAGAGCTGCGGCTTGAGGACTGGATGCGAGGGGATGCCGAGGCCGAATACGCCTGCACCATCGAGGTGGACTGCGGCATGCTGGGGCCGATGCTCGCGAGGCCCGGCGATCCAGGCAATGGCATCGCGCTCGCGGAGATGGGAGAGGCGGTTGCCATCGACATCGCCTACCTGGGAAGCTGCACCGGAGGCAAGCGCGAGGATCTGCGGGCTGCCTTCGAAGTGGTGGCG encodes:
- a CDS encoding molybdenum cofactor biosynthesis protein MoaE; the protein is MIPAAAVLEGPLDATVLRASVSDPAAGAIVVFEGTARDHHQGQAVESLAYEAFVPMAEAELQRLRLEAMDRFALSRCAIHHRIGEVPLLEAAVVIAVSSAHRKEAFEAAAWLMDRIKESVPIWKRERYRHGGDAWVEGVERRP
- a CDS encoding DUF1292 domain-containing protein, which translates into the protein MAHEGHEHGPDCNHGDDDSFEIEVVELEDENGEKEEFAILEEVDFEGRHFCVLAPLEEVQAQNDGKDSEEGLSLEIFEVKDDMFTALEDEEMAERLMKHLDEVAAKLEAEEEKD
- a CDS encoding LarC family nickel insertion protein, coding for MSQQQLWVDPFSGLSGDIWIGGWLALGVPEAELRAVLSLLPFDDLGLRVDEAVRCGIQGTKASVVIGGRVDEGQTEHVDLEAGARRATSRRKAMRLGGGDPPAHGLAWKEIDALLKKHLPSRIGEVARSAFEKLGLAEARVHGLPLGQVHFHEVGMKDSIADMALASAGWIALEEPTTHIGSIALGRGRTKMAHGDFPIPAPAALFLLEGFETHPGVAPLDKELTTPTGAALAAQLATHRKAPARFIPQRSAFAAGGWDFKDSPNVCRFTLGEVPGASAALLQLETNLDDATPQQVAHAQALLMEHGALDVWITAATFKKGRSGWVLGMILEPSRLEPLTRIIGAELPTLGLRYWPLHRLEADRRFSTADVDGESVLVKEGSWEGITQRHPEFEDARRAAEKLNQPLRDVQKKAEEGG
- a CDS encoding 3-isopropylmalate dehydratase — protein: MLPELLRFEGRVLFLSENPEVVSRQLEGADIALEDALPLRDQVSTDEITPAWICYYYDEKLGDFPYLGLQCGGRFPLKEGLVKAGGFSVSVAGHRRGKGSSREASPYAELCAGIRLAIAGSFERIYQQNCQNLGLLTSTDLGLVERIRRGEGIPLREFTRGLDPISTEIVRRGGLFAFNGARLNGEVAVPVPSHAPRAMTLAEKILARHTVADASQNRVGIDFVAPGDGLFVQADWRFSHEYVTPMAASFLKTAMGEEVQLRNPSRILAFRDHLTFLRHSMSEERKRSGLLDVARNLETVQESFCAKHGIRLHGELPDGSGSEGICHSIMAERYAEPGQVVAGTDSHTPHAGALGCLAFGVGTTDMANAWITGDVRVTVPPTLRILLNGRLRPGIAAKDLALHLLALPFIREGKAIGHVVEYQGEAIRRMATDERATLTNMAAEIGGFTGLVAPDEETLRFIRERRGAELRLEDWMRGDAEAEYACTIEVDCGMLGPMLARPGDPGNGIALAEMGEAVAIDIAYLGSCTGGKREDLRAAFEVVAAARNAGKRVPDSVRFFVQCGSEDVRRHAEKQGWIEAFEAVGATVLGSSCGACINAGPGVSSSPDQVTISAINRNFPGRSGPGQVWLASPATVAASALAGRIRGADAWMDSPSVMP